The DNA region CTTTGCCGTTTTCAACATCATGAAAGCTGATGTCACTTGGCGTCATGATATCGAGCGCCACATGCGGTGCTTGGTGCTTCAGTTTTTCGAGTAACCGCGGCATCAAAGTCGATGCGGCATAATCTGACGCCATAATACGAAAGACGCGGTCGCTGGTAGCCGCGTCAAATTCACGCGCTGGTTGCACCATTTCTTCCACAGAATAGAGAATTTGGCGTACCGGCTCTTGCATACGCAAGGCGGTTTCCGTTGGCAGCATGCCTTCGCTGGTGCGCACTAAAATTGGATCATTCAACAACGTGCGTAAACGCTTTAAGCCGTTGCTCATGGCGGGCTGAGTAATATTGAGTTGCGCCGCCGCTTTGGTCACATTGCGCTCGCGCAATAACACATCGAGGTAGACCAACAGATTGAGGTCGATATCTTTAATGTTATTCATAAAAAAAATAAATCCCGCTATAAGAATATAGCGGGATTATAGACATAATTTTTTCTGGAATGCATCACTTGTGTAATGCGACTATCGTCTATTCCCAGAAAAATGGTTTGCGTGGCTCAGCTTTTGGCACCAATTGGTTCATGGTTTCCGCATCAAACAAGCGGCCATTCACCATGGTGTGGGTGACGCGATCGGTAACAGAAATATCCGCTAACGGATTGCCATCAATCACGATAATGTCAGCCAATTTACCCTCTTTCAGCGAGCCGATATATTTATCCATACCGAACTCTTTCGCTGGGTTAATAGTTGATGTTGCGAGTGCTTGCAGTGGTGTCATACCACCTTGCGCCATCATCCAAATTTCCCAGTGCTGGGCTAAACCTTCACGCTGACCGTGCGCACCAGCCACCACATCAACACCAAGATCTTGCAGTTTCTTTGCAACATCAGCATTGTTGAAGTGGTTGTAGTGATTATGCGGCGCTTTTTCACGGCGCACAGAACCAACTAACGCATCCTCTGGCACAAACTTCGATAACTTCGGATGCTTCCACACGTCAGTTTCAGCATACCAATAGTTTTCACCCCAAATACCGCCGTAAGCAACGCCTAAGGTTGGCGTATAGTTCACGTCAGTTTGGCTCCAGAACTGCTCAATATCATCGTAGATTTTCGCAACTGGAATGGAGTGCTCAATGGTCGTGTGACCGTCGGCAACCATGCTCAAATTATGCTGTAACAATGAACCGCCTTCAGGCACAACCATCATACCTAATTCACGGCCTGCCTGAATAATCTGCTGACGTTGATTACGACGCGGTTGGTTATAGCTCTTCACCGAGAAGGCACCTACTTTTTTCAGGCGTTCAAGGTGGAACTTCGCATCCTCGAGATCATCCACATGCGCGGTATAACCTGGACCATTTGCACCATACAAAATGGTACCGGTTGAGAACGTGCGTGGCGCAGCTATTAAGCCAGCCTTTTGCAATTCGCTCGCAGCAAATATTTCAGTGGTGTCATTTGATGGATCGTGAATTGAGGTCACACCGAACGCTAACGTGGCATAGGTTTTCCAGTTTTGCTCTGGAATAATCTCATTGTCACCTTGCGGGCCGTGTGCGTGGCCATCGAACAACCCTGGCATGACCGTCTTGCCCGTGGTATCAATCACAGTGGCACCGCTTGGCACGGTCACCTCATCGACACTACCAACAGCGACAATTTTGTTGCCTTTGACAACCACAGTGCCGCGCTCAATCACTTGATCGCCTTCCATGGTAATCACCTGACCGCCAACAAATGCGACGGTTTCATCATGAATGCCAGCATCGGCTTCAAAGCTAATATCGAGGCCATTGGCTACTTTCTCGAACTCTGACTCGCCATCAATGCCGAACAAGCCGTTCACTGACGCATGATAAAGTTCAGGGCCCAGTGACCAATACAATGCTTGGCCATCACCGCTCCACGAGATGTTTTCGCCAGCACGCACCGACAACTGCTCAACCGGGAACTGCTTGTCGGTTGGACTAATTTTGATTGGTGCGCCGCGTTCAACAAATGGCGTCACGAATACTTTGAAACGCTCAGCAAATGCCAAGTTCTCACCATCTGGAGATACGCGGAATTCAGTTGCGTGTTCTGCTGTATACAGCGTGCGCGATTCCTTGGTGGTTAAATCCACGCTCATCAATGACGGCGAGCCATTAAATGCCATCAAATAAACTCGGTCGCTACGCGCGCCGAATTGCGGCGAGCTACCACTTTCGCTAATCAAACGTGGTTTCGCGTTTTTGCTCAACGACAAGTGATAAACACCAGGGTTCAAGCCGTAAGTGTCAGAGGTGATATAACCACCGCGGATTTTACGATAAACCACGGCGTTGCCATCTGGGCTAAATACCGGTTCAACGAATTTACCTTTGCCGGTTGCCAATACGGTTTCTTTGCCCGATTTCACGTCACGAACAATCAGCTGACCGAGCTTTTGGTCATCCCACGTTGCATACACAAGCTTGCTACCGTCACGTGAATAGCTTGGGTACAGTTCCCATGCGCCTTCACGATTGGTTAAACGCTTCGGCTCACCGTTCGGTAAGCTACGTACGTAGAGCTTACCAAGTGCCTCGTATACCACCTGTTTCGCATTAGGCGCCACTTGCACCATACGCAGCATTTTCACTTTGAACTGGTCTTCATCTAAGTTGGTTTCAAAGTGCAAAGCGTGCTGAACTTTCTTGGTGGTTTCAACGCTAAACGGAATCACGCGCGTGCTGCGGCTGGCAACATCCAATTGCATGATTTTACCGTCGGCCCAGAAAATCATTTTCTTGCTATCAGGGCTCCAATCCATGGTCGGATACACGCCATGAATCGCCCACGTTTCTTGCATGTCGCGATCAAGCTGATTATACAAACGCGTTTGCTCGCCCGACTCTAAGTCGTACAAATACAAGACGCTATTGAAGTCTTCACGCTTGATGAATGCCAAGTATTTACCATCAGGCGATGGTGTTGGACGAATCGCGCCACCAGCACCACTTAAAATCACATCGATGTCGCCGGTTTCGCGATCATAACGTTTGATTTTATAAATGCCTTCCAGCGAATCTTTGCTGTAGTGGAAGGTTTTGCCTGGGGTGTCGTCTTGCGAGAAATAGATATAACGGCCATCTGGTGAAAACGCTGGCTCGCCCAAGTCTTTTTGATCATTCGGGCGCTCAGTCAGCATCACACCTGAGCCACCTGAACGGTGATACATCCACACTTCACCAGCACCTAATGAACGACGCGCCGTAAAGTGTTTACGCGCAACGATAAACTCGCTGTCTGGGCTCCATGCAGGGCTGTTCAACAAACGGAAGGTTTCATCGGTCACTTGGCGCGGGTTGCTACCATCCGCATCCATGATCCAAATATTGTCGCCGCCATCAGCATCTGAGGTATAGGCAATGTATTTGCCATCCGGTGAGTAAACTGGCTGCATGTGCCAAGCAATGCCGCCTATTAGCAATTCGGCATCACCACCACTGGCTGGAATACGATAAATGTCGCCGAGCATATCGAAGACAATGAATTTGCCGTCGGGGCTCATGTCAACGTTCATCCAAGTACCTTCAGAGGTTTTGATTTGAATGTCTTTGAATTCGCCTTGAGGGTTATTCACGTCCCAACCATTTTCGGTTTGGGCTAGCGCAGGGGCAGAAACAGATAAAGCGACGCTGACCGCAAGGGCCAGCGTTGATAATTTATTCATGGGTAGACCTTATTGTTATTTTTTGGCGATAACCCAAACCGCATGAACGATACCCGGAATGTAACCGAGCAAGGTCAAAATGATATTAATCCAAAAATGCTTACCAATACCGACCTGTAAAAATACACCCAGTGGCGGCAACAAAATTGCGATAATAATGCGGATTAGATCCATGAGTTATCTCCTTAATGATTAATATTTCGCTGCTTCATCCTTAGCAGGAATAGTCGCTTTTATGAATTCGCGCAAGTCGTTGTTCGATAATCTCAAATCTTCAGCGCGTAAATACATCATGTGACCGCTGCGATAGCCTTTGAAGCCAATACGGTCTGCCATGCGACCGCTTGGGTCGATGTGCCACATATTGTATTTCGCATCGAAATAGTTGGTCGCGCCGTCGTAGTAACCTGATTGAATCAGCACATTCAAGTATGGGTTCTGTGCCATGGCTTGTCGCAGGTTTTCACCAGTATTGTTATTGCTGCGATCCCACGGATGTACTGGGCCAAACATGTTGTATTTCACGTCAGTTTTGTAGCCAAGCTCTTCGCGTAAATAGTAGTTGATTGCCGGAGTAAACGAGTGCAACCAAGAAGTCAGTTCTGAGTTGTAATCTGGGCGAGAGCCAACGTCATCACGGTCAATACCAAGATAACGTGAATCGAGACGACCAATCGTTTGGCCACGATCGCGCAGTAATTCTTTCCAGAAGAACGAGGTGCTGATATCAAGGTTTGAACGCAACACAGTTTGCTTATCTAAACCAGAATATTTCGCCACTTGCTCAGCAATTTGTTCTTTCTCAGCAGCCGGCAACATCGCGCCTTTCGCCAATGCAGGCAAGTAAACGTCAAGAGTGTACTTTTCAACTTCTGGCAATAACTCGAGCAAGTCTTTGCTTTGTAGATCAGAGCTCAGGGCATCGTGATACCAAGCTGCCGCCGCAAAATACGGTAAACGGTTCGCTGCTTTCACCGGGCCATTTCGTTCAATACCGATATCGGTTGGTGATACCAGAATGACACCGTTCAGGTACATCCACTGACGGTTCTGTAGTTCAAGCGCTAAGCCTGAAACACGGGTGGTACCATAGCTTTCGCCAATCAGATACTTCGGCGAGCGCCAGCGTTCATGACGAGTTACAAAGGTATTGACCCAATCAGCTAAATATTTCACGTCGGCATTCACACCGAAGAACATTTTCTGCAATTCGTCACGTGAGTATTCTGAGCCATCTTTCTTTGGCAACGGACGTGAATAGCCGGTGTTTACTGGGTTCACAAACACAATATCAGCCACGTCGAGCACTGAATGTGGGTTATCCTTCACGCCATACGGCATGATTGGGAAGCCTTCGTCATCAACGCGCAGTGATTTTGGCCCTGTGTATGCAATATGCATCCAAACCGATGCTGAACCTGGGCCGCCATTAAAAGAAATTAATAATGGACGCTCTGCACGATTTTTAACGTCTTGACGCTCATAGTAAGTAAAGAACAACGCCGCAGTCGCTTCGCCGTCTTCATTGAAAACAGGTTGCGTGCCAGTGGTTGCAGTGTATTTAAAACGCTGACCATTAATGGTGGTGCTATGCTCCGTCACAACCGTATCGTCAGCAGCAATTTTGGCTTCTGGGAGTTCTGTTGCAGTTGCCGTAACAACCAAGCTTGACCCCATCATCACCGCTAAAATGAGATGTTTCATGCGCTTCATGATTACTTCCTCTGGTTTTATTGTTGTTCCATTTAATGCAATCACTCACCAAAGCTCAAGGCGAGTGAGCTAAACGCACTTATTTTCAAGATAGTCATGAGCCCATGAAGATTAAAAAGTACAAATACCCCATGGCAAACACAATTAAGTAGGTTAAACCTAACCAGCCGTACAGCCGCATCAGCGTAGACATCTTATTTTTACGTGCGAGTTTAAAGTTGAGCCACGCGAAAAATGGCGTGGTTAAAAAGGCGAGCGTCATGGCGAACGTTAACATTGGCCCTAACGCACTTTGAAAGTAAATAATCACTAACATGCCAGCGAACGATTGGCCGATAACCCACCAAGTAAGACGCTCTGTTGTCGCCGGCGGTTTATTATCTTGCGCACGCCGCGCTAGTAGCGAACGGCATTCTTTGAGTGTTCGTGCGTAGCCATCGAGCACCGCAAGCGTGGTTCCGAACATACATAAAAATGCGATACCGCCAACCAAATACTCCGACCACGCCCCAATGGTATTGCCGTACATACTGACAAACTGCTGCGCAAATTGCGTGCCCGCTAATGCAATGGGTTGGTCACTGCCAAACTGAACTAGCGCGCCAAGGGCAAGGAACACCACCGCCAAAGCAGCCGTCACCCAGTAACCCAAATTAAAATCGAACAAGCCATGTTTCAGACTAATGCGCGTGAGCTTTTGCTTGCTCTGAAGCCACAATGAGTTGATTGCCGAAAGCTCGATGGGAACTGGCATCCAGCCCATCATCGCCACCAAGAACGCTAATGCAGAAAGCTGCCACGGTGACGGTGCCACAAAATCGTCAGGCAGCGGCTGCGCGTTACCCCACGCCATAATCACGGCGACAACAGTTGCCAGACTCAAACTCGCCATAATCCATTTCGAGAGATTATCGAGCATGCGGTATTGACCACCGAGAATAACTAACAGGCATCCGAGCAAAATCAGCCAGCAAAGTGCTATCAGCGGCAGCTCAGGAATAAATAACTTTAATAGGCTGGCGGTCAGCAGTAACACACCGGCGGTATTGACCACCGCAGCGATGGCGTTCAACACGGTGAAAAGCCACAGATAAAGCTTGCCCTCGCCGTAATAGCCGGCAATTAAATTCTGCTTACTTTCGAGTGTGTAGGTAACGGCGAAGCGGAAAAACGGGTACTTCAACACGTTAACTAGCACGATCACCCACCACAACTGCCAACCGAACAGAGCACCGGCTTGGGTAGATGCGACAAGATGTGACGCACCTACAGCCGCTGCAGCTAAAATGATTCCAGGGCCCAGTGCGTGGCGTCGTGATGATTCTGTGCGTTGTGTCATCGATTTATTCTTATTGTTTGAAAAATGACGCCCCACAGCATAGCGCCAATTTCGCCCAAGCCAAAATTATGTTTATACTGCTGATGAAAGTCATTGCGGCATAAGTACTGCATAAGGGATGAGAACATGAGTAGCAATGAACGGCAGTTGATGGTTGATGGTCACCCCGCCAAATGGCAGCAGCTATTAAAGTCAGGCGACCGCATCTTCATCGGAACTCACGCTGGCGTTCCACACGCGCTGCTGCATGATCTAGCTGACCACAGCCAGCACTTTCATGATATTGAAATTGTGCAGATTTACGCGCTGGGCGACAACCACTGGGTGAACCCTGAATACAACCAAACCTTCAAGGTCAACTCACTGTTTATTGGCGGTGAGAAAGTTCGCAAAGCCGTTGCCGAAGGCCGCGCCGATTACACGCCTGCTTTCATGTCAGATATTCCGTCTCTGTTTAGCGAAGAAATTTTACCTTTAGATGCCGCGTTAATTATGGTCAGCCCGCCCGATCAATATGGTTATCATTCACTCGGTGTTTCGGTCGATATAGTGTCGTCAGCGCTGCGGTCAGCCAAGAAAGTGATTGCACAGGTGAACCCCAAAATGCCGGTCACCTTCGGCCAAGCCTTCGTTCATAAAGGGCAAATTGACGCCTTTTTTGAAGCCGAGCAAGATTTACCGGAAATCACCGCGCCAGAACTTGACGCCGTGACTGAACGCATAGGCCAGTACGTGTCGTTGTTAGTGGAAGATGGCGCGACCATTCAAATTGGCTTTGGCAAAATTTGTGATGCCGTTTTGCGTTACTTAGGTAATCACAAAGATCTTGGCGTACACAGTGAGCTGATCACCGACGGCATTATGGAGCTGATGCTGAGCGGTGTGATTAACAACCGCAAGAAAACCTATCACCAACACAAAGCCGTCACCAGCTTCTGCATTGGTAGCAAAAAACTCTACGACTTTGTGAATAACAACCCACACATTGGCTTTTACCCGTCAGAGTATGTGAACTCGCCCGCTAACATTGCGCGCAACGAAAAAATGGTCTCGATTAACAGCGCCATTGAAGTGGATTTGACCGGCCAAGTGGTGTCAGACTCCATCGGCCATCACTTTTACAGCGGTATTGGCGGCCATGTGGATTTCAGCCGTGGCGCCAGCATGAGTCCCGGCGGTAAACCAGTGATTGCCCTGCCCTCAACCGCGAAAAACGGTACTGTGTCACGCATTGTGCCGTTTATAAGCGAAGGCAGCGGCGTGGCGACCTCGCGAGCGCATGTGTATTACGTGGTCACCGAATTCGGCGTAGCGTCGTTACGTGGTAAAAGCATTCGCGAACGCGCACTTGAATTAATTCGTGTGGCACACCCGAAATTCCGCCAACAATTATTAGAAGAAGTTCGTAAACATTACTACGTGCCGCACTATCAAATTCTGCATTCGGTAGAAGTGCCGGAACTTGGCCCCGTTGGCTTCAAAGAAATTGTGATTAACGGTGAGTTTTTCGATTTGCGCCCGCTGAATCCCAGTGACGAGCGACGCCTGCAAGAATTCTTCTACTCGCACACCAAAGAAACCCTGCAGATGCGCTACAACACCGTGCCAACCAGTATGAGTCGGGAGAAATCCTGTACCTTGGTGAGTGTGGACCAGTCGCGTGATTTAGCGCTGTGCATTGTGCGACAAAAAGGCTCGATGGCTCAGATTCAAGCCGTTGGTCGCTATTATCTGCTACACGACGAAAAAAGCTGTGAAGTTGCCTTTGTGACGCGAGAAACTCAGCACGGTAAGGGCATGGCAACCCGCCTACTTGATGAAATGAAGCGCATTGCCCGAGAACGCCGACTTGAGCGCATGCTGGCTTATGTGCGCGCTGAGAATGGCAAAATGCTAGCGGTGTTTGAGCGCGCTGGTTTTGTGCGTAAGCCTTCTGAGGAACCGGGTGAGGTTTATTTGCAGCTTGATTTGCACCAGCCCACCGTGGTTCAAGAACCTAAAGACAGTGAGTGATGTATGTCGATAACCGTGTTTAGTCATCAATATTGCAGTTTGCACCGTGTGTCAGAGGTTCACCCTGAAGAGCCAGCGCGTATTGCGGCGATTAATGATCAGATTATTCGCTCGGGCATGGAGTTTGCGCTCACTCAGAA from Pseudidiomarina andamanensis includes:
- a CDS encoding amidohydrolase family protein — encoded protein: MNKLSTLALAVSVALSVSAPALAQTENGWDVNNPQGEFKDIQIKTSEGTWMNVDMSPDGKFIVFDMLGDIYRIPASGGDAELLIGGIAWHMQPVYSPDGKYIAYTSDADGGDNIWIMDADGSNPRQVTDETFRLLNSPAWSPDSEFIVARKHFTARRSLGAGEVWMYHRSGGSGVMLTERPNDQKDLGEPAFSPDGRYIYFSQDDTPGKTFHYSKDSLEGIYKIKRYDRETGDIDVILSGAGGAIRPTPSPDGKYLAFIKREDFNSVLYLYDLESGEQTRLYNQLDRDMQETWAIHGVYPTMDWSPDSKKMIFWADGKIMQLDVASRSTRVIPFSVETTKKVQHALHFETNLDEDQFKVKMLRMVQVAPNAKQVVYEALGKLYVRSLPNGEPKRLTNREGAWELYPSYSRDGSKLVYATWDDQKLGQLIVRDVKSGKETVLATGKGKFVEPVFSPDGNAVVYRKIRGGYITSDTYGLNPGVYHLSLSKNAKPRLISESGSSPQFGARSDRVYLMAFNGSPSLMSVDLTTKESRTLYTAEHATEFRVSPDGENLAFAERFKVFVTPFVERGAPIKISPTDKQFPVEQLSVRAGENISWSGDGQALYWSLGPELYHASVNGLFGIDGESEFEKVANGLDISFEADAGIHDETVAFVGGQVITMEGDQVIERGTVVVKGNKIVAVGSVDEVTVPSGATVIDTTGKTVMPGLFDGHAHGPQGDNEIIPEQNWKTYATLAFGVTSIHDPSNDTTEIFAASELQKAGLIAAPRTFSTGTILYGANGPGYTAHVDDLEDAKFHLERLKKVGAFSVKSYNQPRRNQRQQIIQAGRELGMMVVPEGGSLLQHNLSMVADGHTTIEHSIPVAKIYDDIEQFWSQTDVNYTPTLGVAYGGIWGENYWYAETDVWKHPKLSKFVPEDALVGSVRREKAPHNHYNHFNNADVAKKLQDLGVDVVAGAHGQREGLAQHWEIWMMAQGGMTPLQALATSTINPAKEFGMDKYIGSLKEGKLADIIVIDGNPLADISVTDRVTHTMVNGRLFDAETMNQLVPKAEPRKPFFWE
- a CDS encoding YqaE/Pmp3 family membrane protein; protein product: MDLIRIIIAILLPPLGVFLQVGIGKHFWINIILTLLGYIPGIVHAVWVIAKK
- a CDS encoding S10 family peptidase, giving the protein MKRMKHLILAVMMGSSLVVTATATELPEAKIAADDTVVTEHSTTINGQRFKYTATTGTQPVFNEDGEATAALFFTYYERQDVKNRAERPLLISFNGGPGSASVWMHIAYTGPKSLRVDDEGFPIMPYGVKDNPHSVLDVADIVFVNPVNTGYSRPLPKKDGSEYSRDELQKMFFGVNADVKYLADWVNTFVTRHERWRSPKYLIGESYGTTRVSGLALELQNRQWMYLNGVILVSPTDIGIERNGPVKAANRLPYFAAAAWYHDALSSDLQSKDLLELLPEVEKYTLDVYLPALAKGAMLPAAEKEQIAEQVAKYSGLDKQTVLRSNLDISTSFFWKELLRDRGQTIGRLDSRYLGIDRDDVGSRPDYNSELTSWLHSFTPAINYYLREELGYKTDVKYNMFGPVHPWDRSNNNTGENLRQAMAQNPYLNVLIQSGYYDGATNYFDAKYNMWHIDPSGRMADRIGFKGYRSGHMMYLRAEDLRLSNNDLREFIKATIPAKDEAAKY
- a CDS encoding NRAMP family divalent metal transporter, giving the protein MTQRTESSRRHALGPGIILAAAAVGASHLVASTQAGALFGWQLWWVIVLVNVLKYPFFRFAVTYTLESKQNLIAGYYGEGKLYLWLFTVLNAIAAVVNTAGVLLLTASLLKLFIPELPLIALCWLILLGCLLVILGGQYRMLDNLSKWIMASLSLATVVAVIMAWGNAQPLPDDFVAPSPWQLSALAFLVAMMGWMPVPIELSAINSLWLQSKQKLTRISLKHGLFDFNLGYWVTAALAVVFLALGALVQFGSDQPIALAGTQFAQQFVSMYGNTIGAWSEYLVGGIAFLCMFGTTLAVLDGYARTLKECRSLLARRAQDNKPPATTERLTWWVIGQSFAGMLVIIYFQSALGPMLTFAMTLAFLTTPFFAWLNFKLARKNKMSTLMRLYGWLGLTYLIVFAMGYLYFLIFMGS
- a CDS encoding GNAT family N-acetyltransferase translates to MSSNERQLMVDGHPAKWQQLLKSGDRIFIGTHAGVPHALLHDLADHSQHFHDIEIVQIYALGDNHWVNPEYNQTFKVNSLFIGGEKVRKAVAEGRADYTPAFMSDIPSLFSEEILPLDAALIMVSPPDQYGYHSLGVSVDIVSSALRSAKKVIAQVNPKMPVTFGQAFVHKGQIDAFFEAEQDLPEITAPELDAVTERIGQYVSLLVEDGATIQIGFGKICDAVLRYLGNHKDLGVHSELITDGIMELMLSGVINNRKKTYHQHKAVTSFCIGSKKLYDFVNNNPHIGFYPSEYVNSPANIARNEKMVSINSAIEVDLTGQVVSDSIGHHFYSGIGGHVDFSRGASMSPGGKPVIALPSTAKNGTVSRIVPFISEGSGVATSRAHVYYVVTEFGVASLRGKSIRERALELIRVAHPKFRQQLLEEVRKHYYVPHYQILHSVEVPELGPVGFKEIVINGEFFDLRPLNPSDERRLQEFFYSHTKETLQMRYNTVPTSMSREKSCTLVSVDQSRDLALCIVRQKGSMAQIQAVGRYYLLHDEKSCEVAFVTRETQHGKGMATRLLDEMKRIARERRLERMLAYVRAENGKMLAVFERAGFVRKPSEEPGEVYLQLDLHQPTVVQEPKDSE